A DNA window from Comamonas fluminis contains the following coding sequences:
- a CDS encoding recombinase family protein, translating into MRFFLEVIDTSKVTICFADLPDVNPATPEGRMVLVSMANFAEFEGRRISQRTKAALAAAKARGVVLGGAGGANLSALNNSRQDAAVAFAARFRSVIAGFQAQGMSQRNMVAELNGLGLSAPRGGAWSLRQLQILLGRLANSSSGVECKDSITSQP; encoded by the coding sequence GTGCGCTTCTTCCTTGAAGTCATAGACACCAGCAAGGTCACGATCTGTTTTGCCGACCTACCGGATGTGAACCCGGCAACACCGGAAGGGCGCATGGTGCTGGTCAGCATGGCCAACTTTGCAGAGTTTGAAGGACGGCGTATCAGTCAGCGCACCAAGGCGGCGTTGGCGGCAGCAAAGGCAAGAGGTGTCGTGCTTGGCGGTGCTGGTGGTGCGAATCTGTCGGCCTTGAACAACTCGCGCCAAGACGCCGCCGTTGCGTTTGCTGCCAGATTCAGGAGCGTGATTGCCGGTTTCCAAGCGCAGGGCATGAGCCAGCGAAACATGGTGGCAGAGCTAAATGGGCTGGGATTATCTGCACCAAGAGGTGGGGCGTGGTCACTGCGACAACTGCAGATTTTGCTGGGAAGGCTTGCGAATTCAAGTTCGGGTGTTGAATGTAAGGACAGCATTACATCGCAGCCATAA
- a CDS encoding type I restriction-modification system subunit M, which produces MSNLSSTIKSIQDIMRQDSGVDGDAQRLSQLTWLLFLKVFDALEEELEFTQDNYQSPIPAGMRWRDWAADEEGMTGEALLSFVDNELLPTLAQLPGSIEQNPRAYVLRSVFDDTYNYMKSGHLLRQVINKLAVIDFNRQAERHQFNDLYEKLLKDLQAAGNAGEFYTPRAVTQFMTDITNPQLGETVMDPATGTGGFLVCAIEQLRKQAQTPEQQALLQTAVRGVEKKPLPHSLCVTNLMLHGIEVPSQIKNDNTLSRPLRDYGKADQVDIILTNPPFGGTEEPGIEDGFPADLRNRETADLFMILIMKLLKDGGRAAVVLPDGFLFGEGSKSRIKEKLLNECNLHTIVRLPNGVFNPYTGIKTNLLFFTKGQPTEHVWYYEHRYPQGVKNYNKTKPIRIEEFDVEKAWWGNAADGFASRVENEQAWKVNYGEKIADAKERATPHWEDAKKLRSLSVRLKADASDVKLQLDELKENGKEITESFAELKQQHQSLAEESRKAAQASNMAQQAGDAIYWPTFNLDQKNPHAAEQVSHDPDELLAAYSQLQAKAQDLRNQLQAMLAQSLAGDADSTETEKN; this is translated from the coding sequence ATGTCCAACCTGTCATCCACAATCAAATCCATCCAAGACATCATGCGCCAGGACAGCGGCGTGGACGGTGATGCCCAGCGTCTGTCCCAGCTCACCTGGCTGCTGTTTCTGAAGGTGTTTGATGCGCTGGAAGAAGAGCTGGAATTCACCCAGGACAATTACCAAAGCCCCATCCCCGCAGGCATGCGCTGGCGCGACTGGGCTGCGGATGAAGAAGGCATGACGGGCGAGGCGCTGCTGAGCTTTGTCGATAACGAGCTGCTACCCACGCTCGCGCAACTGCCTGGCAGCATTGAGCAAAACCCGCGTGCCTATGTGCTGCGTAGCGTGTTTGACGACACCTACAACTACATGAAAAGCGGCCACCTGCTGCGCCAGGTCATCAACAAGCTGGCGGTGATCGACTTCAACCGCCAAGCAGAGCGCCACCAGTTCAACGACCTGTACGAAAAGCTGCTCAAAGACCTGCAGGCGGCAGGCAACGCGGGCGAGTTCTACACGCCCCGCGCCGTCACCCAGTTCATGACGGACATCACCAACCCCCAATTGGGAGAGACAGTGATGGACCCCGCCACCGGCACCGGCGGCTTTCTGGTGTGTGCTATTGAGCAACTGCGCAAGCAGGCCCAAACGCCCGAGCAGCAAGCGCTGCTGCAAACCGCCGTGCGCGGCGTGGAGAAAAAGCCGCTGCCGCACAGCCTGTGTGTCACCAACCTGATGCTGCACGGCATTGAAGTGCCCAGCCAGATCAAGAACGACAACACCTTGAGCCGCCCGCTGCGCGATTACGGCAAAGCCGATCAGGTGGACATCATCCTCACCAACCCACCTTTTGGCGGCACGGAAGAGCCCGGTATTGAAGACGGTTTCCCGGCCGATCTGCGCAACCGTGAAACGGCCGACTTGTTCATGATCCTCATCATGAAGCTGCTCAAAGACGGTGGCCGCGCCGCCGTGGTGCTGCCCGATGGCTTCTTGTTTGGTGAAGGCAGCAAAAGCCGCATCAAAGAAAAGCTGCTCAACGAGTGCAATCTGCACACCATCGTGCGCCTGCCCAATGGCGTGTTCAACCCCTATACCGGCATCAAGACCAACCTGCTGTTCTTCACCAAGGGCCAGCCTACCGAACATGTCTGGTACTACGAGCACCGCTACCCGCAAGGCGTCAAAAACTACAACAAAACCAAGCCCATCCGCATTGAAGAGTTTGATGTGGAGAAAGCCTGGTGGGGTAATGCTGCCGACGGCTTTGCCAGCCGTGTGGAAAACGAACAAGCGTGGAAGGTGAACTACGGCGAAAAAATTGCCGATGCCAAAGAACGGGCCACTCCTCACTGGGAGGATGCGAAAAAACTTCGATCACTTTCTGTGCGTTTGAAAGCAGATGCCTCGGATGTGAAGCTTCAATTAGATGAGCTGAAAGAAAACGGTAAAGAGATTACGGAGTCGTTTGCTGAGCTTAAGCAGCAGCACCAATCTTTGGCGGAGGAAAGTAGGAAAGCTGCTCAGGCAAGCAATATGGCCCAGCAAGCTGGCGATGCTATCTATTGGCCTACGTTCAATCTGGACCAGAAAAATCCCCATGCGGCCGAGCAAGTCAGCCACGACCCGGACGAGCTACTGGCTGCCTACAGCCAACTGCAGGCCAAGGCGCAAGACCTGCGCAACCAGCTCCAAGCCATGCTGGCGCAATCGCTTGCAGGTGATGCCGACAGCACAGAGACAGAGAAAAATTAA
- the cyoE gene encoding heme o synthase, with protein MSQSEALLDSSSRLSQFYALTKPRVVQLIVFCALIGMVLAVPGWPTLAQWLHMAEASVGIWLVAAAAAAFNCLVERHIDAKMKRTAWRPTARGELSSQHALAFSAILCMIGATILWVCTNALTMWLTLATFVGYAVIYTVVLKPATPQNIVIGGASGAMPPVLGWAAMTGEVGPEALILFLIIFLWTPPHFWALALYRVDDYRKSGLPMLPVTHGSEYTRLQILLYTIVLFAAGLLPFMYGMSSWLYLFAAVVLGAGFVGYAIALYRNYSDELSRRTFRFSLIHLSLLFLALLIDHYLFMG; from the coding sequence ATGAGTCAAAGTGAAGCCCTGTTAGATAGCAGCTCCCGCCTGAGTCAGTTCTATGCACTGACCAAGCCCCGCGTGGTGCAGCTGATTGTGTTCTGTGCGCTGATTGGCATGGTGCTGGCCGTCCCCGGCTGGCCCACGCTGGCTCAGTGGCTACATATGGCCGAGGCCAGTGTCGGCATCTGGCTGGTTGCGGCAGCCGCTGCTGCCTTCAACTGCCTGGTAGAGCGCCATATCGACGCCAAGATGAAGCGCACCGCCTGGCGCCCCACGGCGCGTGGCGAGCTGTCCAGCCAGCATGCGCTGGCTTTCTCGGCCATCCTCTGCATGATTGGCGCCACGATTCTCTGGGTCTGCACCAATGCGCTGACCATGTGGCTGACGCTGGCCACGTTTGTGGGCTATGCCGTCATCTATACCGTGGTGCTCAAGCCTGCCACGCCGCAAAATATTGTGATTGGCGGCGCATCGGGTGCCATGCCGCCCGTGCTGGGCTGGGCAGCCATGACCGGTGAAGTCGGCCCAGAGGCGCTGATTCTGTTCCTCATCATCTTCCTGTGGACGCCGCCCCACTTCTGGGCACTGGCGCTGTACCGGGTGGATGATTACCGCAAGTCTGGCCTGCCCATGCTGCCCGTGACCCATGGCAGCGAATACACGCGTTTGCAGATTTTGCTCTACACCATCGTGCTGTTTGCCGCTGGCCTGCTGCCCTTTATGTATGGCATGAGCAGCTGGCTGTATCTGTTTGCCGCGGTGGTGCTGGGCGCGGGCTTTGTGGGCTATGCGATTGCGCTGTACCGCAATTACTCCGATGAGCTCTCGCGCCGCACGTTCCGCTTTTCGCTGATTCACCTGAGCCTGCTGTTTCTGGCCCTGCTGATTGATCACTATCTGTTCATGGGCTGA
- a CDS encoding COX15/CtaA family protein, translating to MNAQPLYDLAPVLELMAFGLLLALGPLCWVWWRNRGTGPSRRLQALCVLTLFLTFDLVLFGAFTRLTDSGLGCPDWPGCYGTSSPVLAHAQISEAQAAMPTGPVTHGKAWVEMIHRYLATTVGVLIIAMTVMSWQQALAARRAGRPEEARGAMSPWWPTFTLIWVCMQGALGAWTVTWKLFPAIVTLHLLGGTGLLALLAIPASAMSLKQAGQWPALIGKGVRAALWVCLVLLVVQVSLGGWVSTNYAVLACSTFPTCQGSWWPAMDFAQALQIWRPLGLLADGNSISFEALTAIHYTHRLMAYVVILALAGLWMAMGHAPALSRQRRLLGFFAVLQVLTGLSNVVLDWPLVAAVLHTGGAAALVTIVVWSLTATRSAVSPTTTQRPA from the coding sequence ATGAACGCGCAGCCGCTCTATGACCTGGCGCCCGTGCTGGAGTTGATGGCTTTCGGCCTGCTGCTGGCACTGGGGCCACTGTGCTGGGTATGGTGGCGCAATCGCGGCACAGGGCCCAGCCGGCGGCTGCAGGCCCTGTGTGTGCTGACGCTGTTTCTGACTTTTGATCTGGTGCTGTTTGGTGCGTTTACGCGGCTGACGGATTCCGGTCTCGGCTGCCCCGACTGGCCCGGCTGCTACGGCACATCAAGCCCTGTGCTGGCGCACGCCCAGATCTCTGAAGCCCAGGCCGCCATGCCGACTGGCCCTGTCACGCATGGCAAGGCATGGGTGGAGATGATTCACCGCTATCTGGCCACCACGGTGGGCGTGCTCATTATTGCAATGACCGTCATGTCCTGGCAACAGGCGCTGGCCGCCCGCCGCGCTGGCAGGCCAGAAGAAGCCCGAGGTGCGATGAGCCCCTGGTGGCCCACATTCACGCTGATCTGGGTGTGCATGCAAGGTGCACTGGGCGCGTGGACAGTGACCTGGAAGCTGTTCCCAGCCATTGTCACCTTGCACTTGCTGGGTGGCACGGGCCTGCTGGCCTTGCTGGCCATTCCTGCATCGGCCATGAGTCTGAAGCAGGCGGGCCAATGGCCTGCTTTGATTGGCAAAGGCGTGCGCGCAGCCCTGTGGGTCTGCCTCGTGCTGCTGGTGGTTCAGGTCAGCCTGGGCGGCTGGGTAAGCACGAATTACGCGGTGCTGGCCTGCTCTACCTTCCCGACCTGCCAGGGAAGCTGGTGGCCTGCTATGGATTTTGCGCAAGCCCTGCAGATCTGGCGCCCGCTGGGTCTGCTGGCAGATGGCAACAGCATCAGCTTTGAAGCGCTGACTGCCATCCACTATACACACCGGCTGATGGCCTATGTGGTGATCTTGGCACTGGCAGGTCTCTGGATGGCCATGGGCCATGCGCCCGCACTGTCCCGACAGCGCCGTCTGCTGGGATTTTTTGCGGTGTTGCAAGTTTTAACGGGCCTGTCCAATGTGGTTCTGGACTGGCCTCTGGTTGCTGCTGTGCTTCACACCGGTGGAGCGGCAGCCCTGGTAACGATTGTGGTCTGGAGCCTTACCGCGACGCGGAGTGCTGTCAGCCCAACAACAACGCAGCGCCCGGCCTGA
- a CDS encoding c-type cytochrome translates to MSQETQDKAKSSNLAEYAVVACMFAGLGGALWYGMNISSPKKAEEPAKVAVAVADAKAVPVAAKSGEFAPPGATDYPEGPMGEWVRRGEAIFTRTPANAVGFSGNPLSCTNCHLDAGRLKGAAPMWGAYPMYPAYRKKTDHVDTFAERVRGCFMYSMNGKAPDDGHDILVALESYAYWMAQKAPTGEKLPGAGFKKAGKPEETPTYEAGAKVYEAKCALCHGADGKGQFTGDIAVFPPLWGKDSYNWGAGMHDIDKAANFIKNNMPYGNATLSDQEAWDVATFINSQERGQDPRFNGNLQATAEKHHGKYSMYGKEVNGKLLKGL, encoded by the coding sequence ATGTCCCAAGAAACACAAGACAAGGCCAAGTCTTCCAATCTGGCTGAATACGCTGTTGTGGCCTGCATGTTTGCAGGTCTGGGTGGCGCGCTGTGGTACGGCATGAACATCAGCAGCCCCAAGAAGGCTGAAGAGCCTGCCAAGGTGGCAGTTGCTGTCGCTGATGCCAAGGCTGTGCCCGTTGCCGCCAAGTCTGGCGAATTCGCGCCCCCAGGTGCGACGGACTACCCCGAAGGCCCCATGGGCGAGTGGGTGCGCCGCGGTGAAGCCATCTTTACCCGCACGCCTGCCAATGCCGTGGGCTTTTCGGGTAACCCGCTCAGCTGCACCAACTGCCACCTGGATGCAGGCCGCCTCAAGGGCGCAGCTCCCATGTGGGGCGCCTACCCCATGTACCCGGCCTATCGCAAGAAGACCGACCACGTAGACACGTTTGCCGAACGCGTGCGCGGCTGCTTCATGTATTCCATGAATGGCAAGGCGCCCGACGACGGTCACGACATTCTGGTGGCGCTGGAGTCTTACGCTTACTGGATGGCGCAGAAGGCCCCCACGGGCGAGAAGCTGCCCGGCGCAGGTTTCAAGAAGGCGGGCAAGCCTGAAGAAACACCGACCTATGAAGCCGGTGCCAAGGTCTATGAAGCCAAGTGCGCGCTGTGCCACGGTGCAGACGGCAAGGGTCAGTTCACAGGTGACATCGCCGTGTTCCCGCCGCTGTGGGGCAAGGACTCCTATAACTGGGGCGCTGGCATGCATGACATCGACAAGGCCGCCAACTTCATCAAGAACAACATGCCCTACGGCAATGCGACTTTGAGCGATCAGGAAGCCTGGGACGTGGCAACCTTCATCAACAGCCAGGAGCGTGGCCAGGATCCGCGTTTCAACGGCAACCTGCAGGCCACGGCTGAAAAGCACCATGGCAAGTACTCCATGTACGGCAAGGAAGTCAACGGCAAGCTGCTCAAGGGTCTGTAA
- a CDS encoding helix-turn-helix transcriptional regulator, with the protein MYTWDESRNMPALSSYTPGMNLDALIGIYEQYYAAIDPRRALVDAAGTGQLVLCQEHLSDQYVSRSEFFQDFQIPAGIRYLMGVKFATPDNNGLLLGLLRSSERKEYSSADKENAQSILHHLGRSISLWHESKHLHRNAAIGNELAANMGLALFALNRERKIVYANEYAESLIKSSAELKLVGGHLVAVDAQENAQLQAALQRVGKLRQAESVALRGLNQLCAHRLFLNIAYLPATALQSVFDNAVLMVTVRSRPDAAQAGLAQLRQSFGLSKAEATVAQAMLQGRNADECSALLGVSITTIRSQLRAIYEKTQTRSHAEAMIALMSVLPVRR; encoded by the coding sequence ATGTACACCTGGGATGAAAGCCGGAACATGCCTGCGCTCTCCAGCTATACGCCAGGCATGAATCTGGATGCCCTCATTGGCATCTATGAGCAGTACTACGCCGCCATAGACCCACGCCGGGCGCTGGTGGATGCTGCGGGCACAGGGCAACTGGTGCTTTGCCAGGAGCACCTCAGCGATCAATATGTTTCTCGAAGCGAGTTTTTTCAGGATTTTCAAATACCCGCTGGTATTCGATATTTGATGGGCGTCAAGTTTGCAACGCCAGATAATAATGGATTGCTGCTGGGATTACTTCGCTCCAGCGAACGGAAAGAGTATTCCTCTGCGGATAAGGAAAATGCCCAGAGCATCCTGCATCACCTGGGACGATCGATTTCTTTATGGCATGAATCAAAGCATTTGCACCGTAATGCCGCTATTGGCAATGAGCTTGCCGCCAATATGGGGCTGGCGCTGTTTGCGCTAAATAGAGAGCGCAAAATTGTCTATGCCAATGAATATGCGGAAAGTCTGATTAAAAGTTCGGCAGAGCTGAAATTGGTGGGTGGGCATCTCGTGGCGGTAGATGCCCAGGAAAACGCTCAGTTGCAGGCAGCGCTGCAGCGCGTTGGCAAGTTGCGTCAGGCCGAGAGCGTGGCGCTCAGGGGGCTCAATCAACTCTGTGCACATCGGCTGTTTCTCAATATCGCCTATCTTCCAGCAACGGCTTTGCAATCGGTGTTCGACAACGCGGTGCTGATGGTCACGGTTCGCTCGCGCCCGGATGCTGCTCAGGCCGGGCTTGCGCAATTGCGGCAATCGTTTGGTCTGAGCAAGGCGGAGGCCACGGTTGCGCAGGCCATGCTGCAGGGCCGCAATGCGGACGAATGCTCGGCCCTGCTGGGGGTGTCGATTACGACCATCCGCAGCCAGCTCAGGGCGATTTACGAAAAAACCCAGACGCGTAGCCATGCCGAAGCCATGATTGCGCTGATGTCGGTGCTGCCAGTACGCAGATGA
- the hsdR gene encoding EcoAI/FtnUII family type I restriction enzme subunit R, protein MDKKQLSEADICAKFISPAVVKAGWSEVDQIYREYTIAPGRIVVRGQKAQRDKQSALRADYLLCFQFGQPLAIVEAKDNCHTVGAGVQQATEYAERMGVPFAFASNGDGFVFRDATLLFNGQLLTNLAMEEFPSPALLWALYQQWKGWTPAQTAVNAFAYHQGDSNRVPRYYQLHAINRALEAIAAGQSRVLLVMATGTGKTYTAFQIIWRLLKSGAKKRILFLADRNILVDQTMVGDFKPFKGAMAKLSPHAKGIERVDADGTTTVEELELALTKGKKLTGGKQVNKSYEVYLGLYQAVTGRKGADDVFRQFSPDFFDLIIIDECHRGSANEDSAWRDILDYFGSATQVGLTATPKETEDASNSYYFGEPVYTYTLKQGIEDGFLAPYKVVRVDLDRDTFGWRPPKGMKDDNGNLIEDRIYNASDMNRNLVLGLRDRVVADKITQYLKGTDRNAKTIVFCEDVDHAQRMTAALAEANKDLCAARHKYVMQITGDNEVGKRELDNFIDPDSADPVIAVTSKLMSTGVDAQTCKLVVLDQNIKSMTLFKQIIGRGTRLNEEHGKQFFTILDFKRATELFADKDFDGEPVQIYKSTGDDDVVPPTPDETPDGEEGAVIDGESGLPGSDEGADGSTPTTGGSTKDPAGVYGGDGSGGDLTGDPEKPRKYKISDRVTVAIARERIQYLDANGKLVTESLRDFTRINLAKKYDSLDAFLQAWSGADRKQALIEELQHHGVLLDVLAEELALEKGDGSSLQGADPFDVLLHVAYDQPMLTRSERAKRAKQKLADDGIYAKYGDTARKVLDALIDKYADEGIFAIENNDILKVQPFTQMGSNVELMKSFGGSKQNYQAAMAQLGQAIYPTGSSAQS, encoded by the coding sequence ATGGACAAGAAGCAGCTCAGTGAAGCCGATATTTGTGCGAAATTCATCAGCCCAGCTGTAGTGAAAGCTGGATGGAGCGAGGTCGATCAGATCTATCGTGAGTACACCATTGCACCGGGGCGAATTGTCGTTCGTGGACAAAAAGCTCAGCGTGATAAGCAGTCGGCGCTAAGAGCTGATTACTTGTTGTGCTTTCAGTTTGGACAGCCTCTCGCTATCGTTGAGGCCAAGGACAACTGTCATACGGTGGGCGCTGGTGTGCAGCAAGCCACTGAGTACGCAGAGCGCATGGGCGTTCCTTTTGCGTTTGCCAGCAACGGCGATGGCTTTGTGTTCCGGGACGCCACGTTGCTCTTCAACGGGCAGTTGCTCACCAATCTTGCGATGGAGGAGTTCCCATCGCCTGCACTCCTGTGGGCACTCTACCAACAGTGGAAAGGCTGGACGCCAGCGCAAACCGCCGTGAATGCCTTTGCCTACCACCAAGGCGATAGCAACCGAGTGCCACGCTACTACCAGTTGCATGCCATTAACCGCGCTCTGGAGGCGATTGCCGCAGGGCAGAGCCGCGTGCTGCTGGTCATGGCCACGGGTACCGGCAAAACCTACACAGCCTTCCAGATCATCTGGCGCTTGCTCAAGAGCGGTGCCAAGAAGCGCATCCTGTTCCTGGCCGATCGCAACATCCTCGTTGATCAGACCATGGTTGGCGACTTCAAGCCTTTCAAGGGCGCGATGGCCAAGCTCAGCCCGCATGCCAAGGGGATTGAGCGTGTTGATGCTGATGGCACCACCACAGTAGAAGAGCTGGAGCTGGCTCTCACCAAGGGCAAGAAGTTGACGGGCGGCAAGCAAGTCAACAAATCCTATGAGGTCTACCTGGGCCTGTATCAAGCAGTCACGGGCAGGAAGGGCGCGGACGACGTGTTTCGCCAGTTCAGCCCGGATTTTTTCGATCTCATCATCATCGACGAGTGCCACCGTGGCAGCGCCAACGAGGACTCGGCCTGGCGCGACATCCTTGACTACTTCGGTAGCGCGACGCAGGTTGGTCTGACGGCCACGCCCAAGGAAACCGAAGACGCTTCCAACTCCTATTACTTTGGCGAGCCCGTCTATACATATACCCTCAAGCAAGGCATTGAAGACGGCTTTCTGGCACCGTACAAAGTGGTGCGCGTTGATTTGGATCGCGATACCTTTGGCTGGCGCCCGCCCAAAGGTATGAAGGATGACAACGGCAACCTCATTGAAGACCGCATCTACAACGCCTCGGACATGAACCGCAACCTGGTGTTGGGTCTGCGTGACCGTGTGGTGGCCGACAAGATCACTCAGTACCTCAAGGGCACAGACCGCAACGCCAAAACCATTGTGTTCTGCGAAGACGTAGATCATGCCCAGCGCATGACTGCTGCTTTGGCTGAAGCCAACAAAGACCTCTGTGCTGCCCGCCACAAATACGTGATGCAAATCACCGGAGACAACGAGGTTGGCAAGCGCGAGCTGGACAACTTCATTGATCCTGACAGTGCAGACCCTGTGATTGCAGTCACCAGCAAGCTAATGAGCACTGGCGTGGATGCGCAAACCTGCAAGCTGGTGGTGCTGGACCAGAACATCAAGTCCATGACGCTGTTCAAGCAAATCATTGGGCGTGGTACGCGCTTAAACGAAGAGCATGGCAAACAGTTCTTCACCATTCTCGATTTCAAGCGCGCCACAGAGCTGTTTGCTGACAAAGACTTTGATGGCGAGCCCGTGCAAATCTACAAGTCCACAGGCGACGATGATGTGGTGCCGCCAACACCTGACGAAACGCCGGATGGGGAAGAAGGCGCAGTCATTGATGGTGAAAGTGGGCTGCCTGGCTCAGACGAAGGTGCTGATGGCAGCACGCCGACAACAGGTGGCTCCACCAAGGATCCTGCCGGTGTTTATGGTGGCGACGGCTCCGGTGGTGACTTGACGGGCGACCCGGAAAAGCCCCGTAAATACAAGATCAGCGATCGCGTCACTGTCGCTATTGCCCGTGAACGCATTCAGTACCTTGATGCCAATGGCAAGCTTGTCACCGAGAGCCTGCGCGACTTCACTCGCATCAACCTGGCCAAAAAATACGACTCACTGGATGCCTTTCTGCAAGCCTGGAGCGGTGCGGATCGCAAGCAAGCCTTGATCGAAGAGCTGCAACACCACGGCGTGCTGCTGGATGTGCTGGCGGAAGAGCTGGCATTGGAAAAAGGTGATGGCAGCAGTCTGCAAGGTGCCGACCCCTTCGACGTGCTGCTGCATGTGGCCTACGACCAGCCCATGCTCACCCGCAGCGAACGCGCCAAGCGCGCCAAGCAAAAGCTGGCTGACGACGGCATCTACGCCAAATATGGCGACACCGCCCGCAAGGTGCTGGATGCGTTGATTGACAAATATGCCGATGAGGGCATCTTTGCCATTGAAAATAACGACATCCTGAAGGTGCAGCCCTTCACACAAATGGGCAGCAATGTAGAGTTGATGAAAAGCTTTGGCGGCAGCAAGCAGAACTACCAGGCTGCCATGGCACAACTGGGTCAGGCCATTTACCCAACTGGCTCGTCTGCCCAGTCTTAA
- a CDS encoding c-type cytochrome → MNRLNTKTLPRSWVAVGISMLMATSAWAQEPAAATAALKGSAAAGEKIAQSGSAGGAAACATCHGAKGEGQAGFPALAGQHAGYLERQLNQMAAGARQSAVMAPMAKALSEQERADVAAFYSSLKLPIKAVRGALPGKDDDSGAWLVERGRWADGIPACAQCHGPGGVGVGKDFPAIGHLPADYMQTQIDAWNKGQREAGPLGLMGAVAKKLTAEDIKAVAAYYQRLHNPAAATTTAKP, encoded by the coding sequence ATGAACCGCTTGAACACAAAGACTCTGCCCCGGTCGTGGGTGGCTGTCGGCATTTCCATGCTGATGGCGACCAGCGCCTGGGCGCAAGAACCTGCAGCCGCCACGGCCGCACTGAAAGGCAGCGCTGCTGCCGGTGAAAAGATTGCACAGTCCGGCTCGGCGGGCGGTGCAGCGGCCTGCGCCACCTGCCACGGTGCCAAGGGCGAAGGCCAGGCAGGCTTTCCCGCGCTGGCCGGCCAGCACGCTGGCTATCTGGAGCGCCAGCTCAACCAGATGGCTGCGGGCGCCCGTCAGTCGGCGGTGATGGCTCCCATGGCTAAGGCGCTGAGCGAGCAGGAGCGCGCTGATGTGGCGGCTTTCTACTCCAGCCTGAAGCTGCCTATCAAGGCCGTGCGCGGTGCTTTGCCTGGCAAGGATGACGATAGCGGTGCATGGCTGGTCGAGCGTGGCCGCTGGGCGGACGGCATTCCTGCCTGCGCGCAGTGCCACGGCCCTGGCGGCGTGGGTGTGGGCAAGGATTTCCCCGCCATTGGTCATCTGCCTGCCGACTATATGCAGACCCAGATTGACGCCTGGAACAAGGGGCAGCGCGAAGCCGGTCCTCTGGGCCTGATGGGCGCTGTGGCCAAGAAGCTCACGGCCGAAGACATCAAGGCCGTTGCCGCCTACTACCAGCGCTTGCACAACCCCGCAGCCGCCACCACGACAGCCAAGCCCTGA